In the Hordeum vulgare subsp. vulgare chromosome 7H, MorexV3_pseudomolecules_assembly, whole genome shotgun sequence genome, one interval contains:
- the LOC123409669 gene encoding uncharacterized protein At2g39795, mitochondrial-like has protein sequence MSSASLAARLLRRAASSSRASALSRRCAHSSATSRAPVSLARFHPAAAASPSGTTARRFLSSQSPAAPSKISSDENLTRVIDSEIECAVESEEGSVQQIDPPEDFPFEIIDNPGDQSIVLKREFGRETIKATVYTNFDTEEDLNNDDSDAENDDDIKPALQMVVTVEKPQGPILEFECNFNDDELAIETMRLLNRDANLTDNAYEGPQFSDLDESLQKSFHRYLEVRGIKHSLHDWLLEYMMGKDEKEYVVWLKNMRDFIGN, from the exons ATGTCGTCGGCGTCCCTCGCCGCCAGGCTCCTCCGCCGCGCCGCCTCTTCGTCGCGGGCCTCCGCACTGTCCCGACGCTGCGCCCACTCCTCCGCGACGTCCCGCGCGCCCGTTTCGCTTGCCCGtttccaccccgccgccgccgcctcgccttcAGGGACCACCGCCCGCCGCTTCCTGTCGTCGCAGTCCCCGGCAGCTCCCTCCAAGATCTCCTCGGACGAGAACCTGACGCGGGTCATCGACTCCGAGATCGAGTGCGCCGTCGAATCCGAGGAGGGCTCTGTGCAG CAAATTGATCCACCAGAAGACTTCCCCTTTGAGATAATTGATAACCCTGGTGATCAGTCCATCGTTCTCAAAAGAGAGTTTGGAAGAGAGACTATTAAAGCTACTGTCTACACAAATTTTGATACTGAAGAAGAtttgaacaatgatgactctgatgctgagaatgatgatgacaTTAAGCCAGCACTTCAGATGGTTGTCACTGTTGAGAAACCACAAGGCCCAATCCTTGAATTTGAGTGCAACTTTAATGATGATGAACTGGCAATTGAAACTATGAGGTTGCTGAATCGCGATGCCAACCTTACTGATAATGCATATGAGGGGCCACAATTCTC TGATCTGGACGAGAGCTTGCAGAAGTCGTTCCACAGGTATCTTGAGGTGAGGGGGATCAAGCACTCGCTCCATGACTGGCTGCTTGAGTACATGATGGGCAAGGATGAGAAGGAGTATGTGGTTTGGTTGAAGAACATGAGAGATTTCATTGGCAATTGA